The DNA sequence TGGTTCCAGTGCAGGACGATATTGCCGTGACTGGCTTTTTCGAACAGCTTGTCCTGGAGGATTTTCTCGGCCCGGAGCTTGTCGCGCCGGTGCACCAGATGGACTTCGGTTGCGATGTTGGACAGATACAGGGCTTCTTCGACCGCGGTATTGCCGCCACCGATCACCGCCACCACCTGGTTGCGATAGAAGAACCCGTCGCAGGTAGCGCAGGCCGAGACGCCCTTGCCGGAAAAGGCTTGCTCCGACGGCAGCCCCAGGTACTGCGCCGAGGCGCCGGTGGCAATGATCACTGCATCACAGGTGTAAATGCCATTGTCGCCGTGCAACCTGAACGGACGCTGCTGCAACTCTGCCGTGTGAATGTGGTCGTAGACGATCTGGGTGTCGAAGCGCTCGGCGTGTTTTTGCATGCGTTCCATCAGCACCGGGCCGGTGAGTCCCTCGACGTCGCCGGGCCAGTTGTCGACTTCAATGGTGGTGGTCAATTGACCTCCCGCTTCCATCCCGGTGATCACGACGGGTTTGAGGTTGGCGCGGGCAGCATAGACGGCAGCGCTGTAACCGGCAGGGCCGGAACCGAGGATGATCAGGCGTGAATGCTTTGTCTGCGTCATGAAAAACACCTCATAAGCCTTTGTCACAAAAGAGAATGCATGCTCAAATTGGGAGCGGGAAGCTGCTGTCGGCTATGCTTCACCGAGGCCGCTCTAGCGTGGCATCGCAGAGGCAAACCCGTACAATGCCAGGTGGCCTCGAGCCGGGGCTGTGGCCCGGGAGCTTCAAGAGATCCGGCAGTATGTTAAAAGTAGTCGTTGATTCACTTTTCACCTGACCTGCAAGGGCAGTATTTTCATCGTCAATCAACAGTTGGACGCGCTACCAGCGCAGGAAAAGACGCGTTTTGAAGAAATCCACCGCTACATCCAATCCCGTTCCGCTATGGCGTCAGCAGCTGCACTACCGGCTCAAGGAAGGTGCGTTGATCGCCATGGGGGCTCTTTGCCTGTACCTGTGGATGGCGTTGCTGACCTATGACCAGGCCGACCCGGGCTTCAGCCATACCAGCAATGTCGATCAGGTGCAGAACGCCGCCGGCCGGGCCGGTGCCTGGTTCGCCGATATCCTGTTCATGGTCCTGGGGTATTTCGCCTATGTCTTCCCGCTGCTGCTGGCCGTCAAGACCTGGCAGATCTTTCGTCAGCGCCACGAGCCGTGGCAGTGGAGCGGCTGGCTGTTTTCCTGGCGCTTGATCGGGCTGGTGTTCCTGGTGCTGTCCGGCGCTGCGCTGGCGCACATCCACTTTCACTCGGCGCCCAGCCTGCCGGCCTCGGCGGGTGGCGCGCTGGGGGAAAGCCTCGGCGACCTGGCGCGTAATGCGTTGAATATCCAGGGCAGCACGCTGATGTTCATTGCCCTGTTCCTGTTCGGCCTGACGGTTTTCGCCGACCTCTCCTGGTTCAAAGTGATGGATGTCACCGGCAAGATCACTCTGGACCTGTTCGAGCTGCTTCAGGGCGCGGCCAACCGCTGGTGGGCCGCGCGCAACGAACGCAAGCAACTGGTGGCGCAGCTGCGTGAAGTCGATGAGCGCGTCCACGAGGTAACGGCCCCGGCAGCGCCGGACCGCCGCGAGCAGGTCAAGGTCAAGGAACGCATCATCGAGCGCGAGCCGTCGCTGGCCAGGCACATTACCGAGCGCGAGCAGCATATACCGCCAGTGATCATGCCGGCCCCGGCCAAGGTGCCGGAGCCGAGCAAGCGTGTGCAGAAGGAGAAACAGGCGCCGCTGTTTGTCGACAGCGCCATCGAAGGCACGCTGCCGCCGATTTCGATCCTCGACCCTGCCGAGAAGAAACAGGTCAATTATTCGCCCGAGTCACTGGCCGGTGTTGGCCACTTGCTGGAGATCAAGCTCAAGGAGTTCGGCGTCGAAGTTTCGGTCGACTCGATTCACCCGGGGCCGGTCATTACCCGTTACGAAATTCAGCCGGCTGCAGGCGTAAAGGTCAGCCGCATCTCCAACCTGGCCAAGGACCTGGCGCGCTCGCTGGCCGTGACCAGCGTGCGCGTCGTTGAAGTGATTCCGGGCAAGACCACGGTCGGTATCGAAATTCCCAACGAAGACCGCCAGATCGTGCGCTTCTCCGAAGTGCTGTCGACGCCGCAGTTCGATGAGGCCAGGTCGCCGGTCACCCTGGCCCTGGGCCATGACATCGGCGGCAAGCCGGTCATCACCGACCTTGCGAAGATGCCGCACCTGCTGGTGGCCGGTACTACGGGTTCCGGTAAGTCGGTGGGTGTGAACGCGATGATCCTGTCGATCCTGTTCAAGTCGGGCCCCGAAGACGCCAAGCTGATCATGATCGACCCGAAAATGCTCGAGCTGTCGATCTACGAAGGCATTCCGCACCTGCTGTGCCCGGTGGTCACCGACATGAAGGACGCCGCCAACGCCCTGCGCTGGAGCGTGGCGGAGATGGAGCGGCGCTACAAACTGATGGCGAAGATGGGCGTACGTAACCTGTCGGGCTTCAACCACAAGGTCAAGGAGGCCATCGATGCCGGCACGCCGCTGACAGATCCCTTGTACAAGCGTGAAAGTATTCACGACGAAGCGCCGCTATTGCACAAGTTGCCGACCATCGTGGTGGTGGTGGATGAATTCGCCGACATGATAATGATCGTCGGCAAGAAGGTCGAAGAGCTGATCGCCCGTATCGCCCAGAAGGCCCGTGCCGCCGGTATCCACCTGATCCTCGCGACCCAGCGTCCGTCGGTGGACGTGATCACCGGTCTGATCAAGGCCAACATTCCGACCCGCATGGCGTTCCAGGTGTCGAGCAAGATCGACTCCCGGACCATCATCGACCAGGGTGGCGCCGAGCAACTACTGGGCCACGGTGACATGCTCTACATGCCACCGGGCACGAGCCTGCCGATCCGTGTCCACGGTGCCTTCGTCTCCGATGACGAGGTTCACCGGGTGGTCGAAGCCTGGAAACTGCGTGGTGCACCGGAATACAACGACGACATTCTCAATGGCGTCGAAGAGGCCGGCAGTGGTTTTGAAAGCAGCGGTGGCGAAGGCGGTGAAGACAGCGAAACCGACGCACTCTATGACGAGGCGGTACAGTTCGTTCTTGAAAGCCGCCGCGCCTCCATTTCGGCCGTACAGCGCAAGCTGAAGATCGGCTACAACCGTGCCGCTCGCATGATTGAAGCCATGGAAATGGCCGGCGTCGTCACGGCCATGAACACCAATGGCTCGCGTGAAGTGATTGCGCCAGGGCCGATGCGCGATTAATCGAGGTTGCCGGCCGCCCTGGGGGTGGCCGGCCCATTTATTTTTGATGAGGAATTCCATGCGCCTTATTCGCATGTTGTTGGTCTCTGCTCTGGCTTTCTCCGTTATCCCGGCCCAGGCCGATGAAAAGGATGTGGCGCGCCTGACCCAGTTACTGGAAAAGTCGCAAACCCTGACTGCCCGGTTCTCCCAATTGACCCTCGATGGCAGCGGCACGCAGTTGCAGGAAACCACCGGCGAAATGGCACTGCAGCGCCCGGGCATGTTCAATTGGCATACCGATGCACCCCAGGAACAACTGATGGTTTCCGATGGCAAGAAAGTCTCGCTGTGGGACCCGGACCTGGAGCAGGTCACTATCAAGACCCTCGATCAGCGCCTGACCCAGACCCCGGCCTTGTTGTTGTCCGGTGACGTGTCGAAGATCAGCCAGAGTTTCGATATCTCCGCCAAGGAAGCCGGCGGCGTGATCGATTTCACGCTCAAGCCAAAAACCAAGGACACCCTGTTCGACTCCTTGCGCCTGTCGTTTCGCAACGGGCTGATCAATGACATGCAACTGATCGACAGCGTCGGCCAGCGCACCAACATTTTGTTCACCGGCGTAAAAGCCAATGAACCGATCGCCGCCAGCAAATTCAGGTTCGATATTCCCAAAGGCGCGGACGTGATCCAGGAGTAACTCCTGGAATAAGAGGTTAGATCCAACCCATGGACTTGTTTCGTAGTGATCCGATCGCTCAGCCCCTGGCCGCGCGCCTGCGCCCGGCCAATCTGGACGAGTACGTTGGCCAGGAGCATCTGCTGGCGCGCGGCAAGCCCCTGCGTGAAGCGCTGGAGCAGGGCGCCCTGCACTCGATGATCTTCTGGGGCCCGCCCGGGGTCGGCAAGACCACACTGGCGCGGTTGCTGGCCAAGTTCTGCGACGCGCACTTCGAAACGGTTTCGGCAGTACTGGCCGGGGTCAAGGAAATTCGCCAGGCGGTCGAGATCGCCAAGCAGCAGGCGGGCCAGTACGGACGTCGGACTATCCTCTTCGTCGATGAAGTGCATCGCTTCAACAAGTCCCAGCAGGATGCCTTTCTGCCTTACGTGGAAGACGGCACGCTGATCTTTATCGGTGCAACCACCGAGAATCCGTCCTTCGAGTTGAACAACGCCTTGTTGTCGCGGGCGCGCGTCTATGTACTCAAGAGCCTCGACGAGGCCGCCCTGCACAAGCTGGTGCAGCGTGCGCTGAGCGAGGAGCGTGGGTTGGGCAAGCGGCAGCTGAGCCTCGGCGACGAGGGCTTCAAGATGCTCCTGGCGGCGGCCGATGGCGATGGTCGGCGCCTGCTCAATCTGCTGGAGAATGCCTCGGACCTGGCCGAAGACGGCAGTGAAATCGGTGTCGATCTGTTGCAAAGCCTGCTCGGTGACACGCGCCGGCGTTTCGACAAGGGCGGTGAGGCCTTCTACGACCAGATCTCGGCGCTGCACAAATCCGTTCGTGGTTCCAACCCCGACGGCGCGCTCTACTGGTTCGCGCGCATGCTCGATGGCGGCTGCGACCCCTTGTACATCGCCCGGCGCGTCGTGCGCATGGCCAGCGAAGACATCGGCAACGCCGACCCGCGCGCCCTGAGCCTGTGCCTGGCCGCCTGGGACGTGCAGGAGCGCCTGGGCAGCCCCGAAGGTGAGCTGGCCGTATCCCAGGCCATTGTCTACCTGGCCTGTGCACCGAAGAGCAATGCCGTGTACATGGGCTTCAAGGCGGCCATGCGTGAAGCCGCCGAACACGGCTCGCTGGAGGTGCCGTTGCACCTGCGCAATGCGCCGACCAGGCTGATGAAGCAACTGGGCTACGGTGAAGAGTACCGTTACGCCCACGACGAGCCGGATGCGTACGCTGCCGGTGAGGACTATTTCCCTGAACAACTCGAGCCGCGCCACTACTACCAACCTGTTCCCCGGGGCCTGGAGTTGAAGATCGGCGAGAAGCTCAAGCACCTGGCCGAACTCGATCGCAGCAGTCCCCGACAACGGAGAAGGCCTTGATTCGGATAGTCACTGCCGTTGCTGCCGGGGGTATTTCCGGTACCTTGCTGCGTTTTGCCACGGTCAATTGGGTCGCATCGAACTGGCCACGGCACTTCTATGTCGGTACGCTGGCCGTTAATATTGTCGGCTGCCTGTTGATTGGCCTTCTTTACGGTCTTTTCCTGCTTCGCCCGGAAGTGCCCGTCGAGGTCCGAGCGGGCCTGATCGCGGGTTTTCTCGGCGGCTTGACCACTTTTTCATCCTTTTCACTGGATACGGTGCGCCTGCTTGAAAGCGGGCAAGTGCTTCTGGCGCTCGGCTACACCGCCGTCAGCGTATTCGGCGGGCTGCTCGCGACCTGGGCCGGCCTGTCCCTGACCAAACTTTGATAAACGAGAGACCGACATGCTCGATTCCAAACTGTTACGTAGCCAACTCCAGGACGTAGCGGACCGCCTTGCCTCCCGTGGCTTCAGCCTGGATGTAGCGCGCATCGACGCGCTGGAGAACCGTCGCAAGGACGTTCAGACCCGCACCGAACACCTGCAGGCCGAACGCAATGCACGCTCCAAATCCATCGGTCAGGCCAAGCAGCGCGGTGAAGACATCGCTCCGCTGATGGCTGACGTCGATCGCATGGCGGCTGAATTGAACCGTGGCAAGGTCGAGCTGGACGAGACTCAGGCCGAGCTGGATTCGATCCTGCTGGGCATTCCCAACCTGCCGCACGAGTCGGTACCTGTGGGCGACGACGAAGACGCCAACATCGAAGTGCGCCGTTGGGGCACGCCGACGACCTTCGATTTCCCGATCCAGGACCACGTTGCCCTGGGCGAGAAGTTTGGCTGGCTGGATTTCGAAACCGCTGCCAAATTGTCCGGTGCTCGCTTTGCCTTGTTGCGTGGCCCGATTGCCCGCCTGCACCGCGCGCTCGCGCAGTTCATGATCAACCTGCACGTCAGTGAGCACGGCTACGAAGAGGCCTACACCCCGTACCTGGTGCAGGCCCCGGCGCTGCAAGGCACCGGCCAGCTGCCGAAATTCGAGGCGGACCTGTTCAAGATCAGCCGCGAAGGCGAGGCTGACCTGTACCTGATTCCGACCGCCGAAGTGTCGCTGACCAACATCGTGGCCGGCGAAATCCTCGATCCAAAGCAACTGCCGCTCAAGCTGGTCGCGCACACGCCGTGCTTCCGTAGCGAAGCCGGTGCCTCGGGTCGCGATACCCGCGGCATGATCCGTCAGCACCAGTTCGACAAGGTCGAGATGGTCCAGATCGTCGAGCCCGGCAAATCCATGGAAGCACTGGAAAGCCTGACTGCCAACGCCGAACGCGTGCTGCAGGCGCTGGAGCTGCCTTACCGGGTACTGGCCCTGTGCACCGGCGACATGGGCTTCAGCGCCATCAAGACCTATGACCTGGAAGTCTGGGTGCCGAGCCAGGACAAGTACCGCGAGATTTCTTCGTGCTCCAACACCGGCGACTTCCAGGCGCGGCGCATGCAGGCGCGCTGGCGCAACCCGGAAACCGGCAAGCCGGAGCTGGTCCACACCCTCAACGGTTCGGGCCTGGCAGTAGGACGTACCCTGGTTGCGGTGCTGGAAAACTACCAGCAGGCCGACGGTTCGATCCGCATTCCGGAAGTGCTCAAACCGTACATGGGCGGCCTCGAGGTCATCGGCTAAATGGAATTTCTACCGCTGTTTCATAACCTGCGTGGCAGCCGGGTGCTGGTTGTGGGGGGCGGCGAGATTGCCTTGCGCAAGTCTCGCCTGTTGGCCGACGCCGGCGCCTTGCTGCGCGTGGTTGCGCCCGAGATCGAAGCGCAGCTCGATGAGTTGGTGCAGCGCAGCGGTGGAGAAGCCATGGTTCGCGGTTATCAGGAGGCCGACCTCGATGGTTGCCAACTGATCATCGCGGCCACCGATGACCAGGCGCTCAACGCCCAGGTCTCTGCCGATGCCCAGCGCCGCTGCGTGCCGGTCAACGTGGTCGATGCTCCGGCGTTGTGCACGGTGATCTTCCCGGCCATTGTCGATCGTTCACCCTTGGTGGTGGCGGTCTCCAGCGGTGGCGATGCACCGGTGCTGGCGCGGCTGATCCGGGCCAAGCTGGAAACCTGGATACCTTCGGCCTATGGCGAACTGGCCGGCCTGGCTGCGCGGTTTCGGCGTCAGGTGAAAAACCTGTATCCGGATGTGCAGCAGCGTCGAGCGTTCTGGGAAGACGTTTTCCAGGGCCCTATCGCTGACCGCCAACTGGCCGGGCAGGGTGCCGAAGCGGAGCGCTTGCTGGTAGACAAGATCAACGGTGCGCCGCCCCACGCGCCTGGCGAGGTGTATCTGGTCGGTGCAGGTCCTGGCGACCCGGATTTGCTGACCTTCCGCGCCCTGCGTCTGATGCAGCAGGCCGATGTGGTGCTTTACGACCGCTTGGTCGCGCCAGCCATTCTCGAACTGTGCCGCCGCGATGCCGAGCGCGTCTATGTCGGCAAGCGGCGCGCCGATCACGCCGTGCCCCAGGAGGAGATCAACCAGCACCTGGTGGACCTCGCCAAACAGGGCAAGCGTGTGTTGCGGCTCAAGGGTGGCGATCCGTTCATCTTTGGCCGTGGTGGCGAGGAAATCGAAGAGCTGGCGGCCCATGGGATTCCCTTCCAGGTGGTGCCGGGTATCACCGCGGCCAGCGGTTGCGCGGCGTATGCCGGGATTCCGCTGACCCATCGCGACTACGCACAATCGGTGCGCTTCGTCACCGGCCACCTGAAAGACGGCACCAGCGATCTGCCCTGGAACGACCTGGTCGCGCCTGCCCAGACCCTGGTGTTCTACATGGGGCTGATTGGCTTGCCGATCATCTGCGAGCAGCTGATCAGGCATGGTCGTGCCGCCGACACGCCAGCGGCATTGATTCAGCAGGGCACCACGGTCAACCAGCGGGTCTTTACCGGCACCCTGGCCGACCTGCCCAAGCTTGTGGCGGAGCATGAAGTCCATGCACCGACCCTGGTGATCGTCGGCGAAGTGGTCCAGCTTCGCGAGAAGCTGGCCTGGTTCGAAGGCGCTCAGCAGAACGTCTGAAATACGGTGGGCACAGCCGCTGTTCGAGGCTGCGCCCATCCGTCAGAACAGTGTTTTACCCTTGTCCAGTTGCTGGTCGACCAGCCATTTGCCATGGGCGATCGACGCGTGCAGGGCCTTGTCCCGCTCGGAAAGAAAAGCCATTTTCAACGGTAGCGACAAACGCCTGCTGGTGTGCCCTTGCGGGTCTGTAATCAGGCAGCCGCCGGCCCAGGGCGTGGGGATGCCGGGGTGTTCTTCGACATAGGTGGTAATGGTGTAGTTGCGATGGACACAGTGAAAGGTGTTCATGAGATCAACCTCGCTGTTGTTCAGGGCCGTCAACCGTGCCCGCAGTGGAGCCACCGAAGATCATCCGGTGGATCGATGGTTCCATGAATATGCCCAGTGATAACACAGCCTGGCGAAACTGAGGCTCGGGCCGACGAAACGCCCAATGAGGGACCTGGCACCGCTATGCGGTCGCAGGCTCACCAAAGCTTGATCACATAACTCACAATCAGCCGATTCTCGTTCATGTCGCGCAGACCTCATTAAATTAATTTTAACTGTGGGAATATGTCGCTCAGCAGGTCGGAGATGTCTGTATTTTTCGCGGAAAAAAGCCAAATCCGGCGTGCGTGCTCTTTGCACGCCGGTGAATCCTTAAACTCGTCGCAAAACAAACGAACCAAGGATTTTTCCCATGGAAACGCAGATTCATCCGGCTGATTACCTGAACACCGTGCATGCCCGAGCCATTGGTGATTTGCTCAATCATTACGCTGAAGATCCCATAGGCGGTGGTGAAGCCTTGCCCTTGCATGTGCGCGAGCGCGTCGCCGGGGAGTTGGCCAAGCGCACTAATGCCTTCAGCTTTCTGGCTTTCCAGGGAGAATGCGCCGTGGGTCTGGTTAATTGTTTCGAAGGCTTTTCGACCTTTGCCTGCCAGCCGCTGATCAATGTGCATGACGTGGTGGTGACAGCCAGCGCCAGAGGACAGGGGATCAGTCGCAAGTTGCTCGAACGGGTGGAACAGGTCGCTAGAGTACGCGGGTGCTGCTTATTGATGCTGGAGGTGCTTGAGGACAACGAGTCGGCCAAGGTGGCCTATCGCAAGGCTGGATTCGAACAGGCACGCTTCGATGCTCGGCGTGGTTACATGCAGCTATGGTGCAAGCCGCTATAGGCAGCAGTACCCGCCAGGTCGGAAGACCTGGCGGGCTGCGTTGTGGTTAGAACGCGATGCTGGCCTGTACGAACAGCGTACGCGGCTGGCCGATGTATTTACCGAAGTTGTTGTCCAGCGACCGTGTGAAGTATTCCTTGCCGAACAGGTTCTTGATCCCGGCGCCGAGCGTCAGGTTCGACAACTGCGGGCCGAAGGCATATTCGCCACGGACATTCCACAGGGCATAACCCGGGATATCGCCGAAGCGGCCGTCTGCGCTTTCCTCGCGGATGTACACAGGCCCGGGCGCGCCCGGCGAGTACTGCTGCGACTGGGCGTAGCCATCGAGGTTCCAGGTCCAGCGGTTTTGCTCATAGCGCAGTCCGAGGGTCGCGGTTTGCCGGGAATAGAAGGCCAGGTCCTTGTCGGCAAAATCGCCTTTTTCCGAGATCGCCTTGGTGTAGGCAAAGGTCGCGTAGGCACTCAGACCGCTCAGGACGGGGTCGAGGCTGCCCAGGTCGTAGTTCAGCGCGGTTTCCACGCCGGTATGGCTGGTGGCGCCGAGCTGAGTCCAGCCGTCCTGTTTCACGTACTGCAACTGGCTGTCGAAATCGATGCGGAACAGGGTGACTTCGCCGCCCCAGACGCCGTTGTTGTAGCGCGTACCCACTTCATAGGTCTTGGCCTTCTCTGGCTCCAGGCCCGGCCCGACTTCGTTGCCATAGGTCCCGCCCGAAGGGTCCTGACCAACCTGGAAGTACTGCAGGCTGCCGAAGGAGGTGTTGTAGTTGGCGAAGAGTTTCCATTCGTCAGACAGGTGATACATCACGTTCAGCGATGGCAGTGGCTCATTGTAATTGACCTCGCGGTTCAGGCCCTTTATGCGGCTGTGCCAAGTGGTGCGCACGCGCTCGTAGCGCAGGCCGGGGGTGACGGTCCAGTTGCCGACGTTGATCTTGTCGTCGATATACACCGAGTGGGCTTCGGTGCCGCCGGTATTATCGGCAGTGACGGTCATGGGCCTGGTGTATGGGCTGCCGCCGTCGGCCAGGTAGGCGGGGCTGCTCTTGGTGGTTTCGTGCATGCCTTCATCGATGTAGCGGTAGCCTACGCCGACTTCATGGCTGGTTTCGCCGAAGTAGAACAACTGCGAGTAGCGCGGTTCGATGCCGAATACATGGTAGTCGCGCGGGTATGAGAACAGCTTGTTCTGCGCCGGGTTGGCCTGCACGGTGACGATGTTGCTGCCGCGGTAACTCTCGTAATAGTAGGAGTTCAGTTCGAAGGTGCGCAGCTCGTCCGGGGTGCGGGTGTACTTGATCGAGATGTCCTTGCGCTCGCCTTCAAAGGTATCGTACGGGCGGGTGGACTGGTACGGGTCGTCGTCGAACTGCGCGGTGGACAAGCCGCCGGGCATGTCGGCGTCGGCGCGGAAGTAATGCAGGGTGGTGGCCAGTTCGTCGATTTCGCTCAAGGCGAATTTGTTCTTGAGCATGAAATCGTCGATCAGCGTGCCGTCGTTGTCATCGCGAAAGCCCGAGCCCCGGACACCCGAGTACAGCAGGGCCGCGCCCATGCCGTTGTCGGCGGTGCCGCCGAGGAACGCGCTGGTGCTGGTCTTGATCCCGCCATGGCCCGCGCCTTCGGAGGTGATGCTGGCGCTGCCGGCACGATCGGTGGGGATCTCACGGGTGATGAAGTTGATGATGCCGCCGACGTTTTGTGGGCCATAGCGCACCGAACCGCCACCGCGAACCACGTCGATCGCCTGCAGGTTGCCGACCGCCACCGGTGCCAGCGACAACTGCGGCTGGCCATAGGGTGCGAAGGCCATCGGCACGCCGTCGATCAGGATGGTCGAGCGCGGCGAAAGGCGCGATGTCAGCCCGCGAGCGCCGACGTTCAACGCCAGGTCGCTGCCGCCGGTGCCGTTGCTTTCCTGAACCTGCAGGCCCGGAACCCGGCGCAACAGCTCCCGTGGGTGCACGGCAGCGCTTTCATGAATGGTTTCTTCTCGAATCACAGTACGAGCACCGGGATGGTTCTGCACATCTACGGCTGCCGCTTCGCCGAGCCAGTCGCCCTGGACGGCCAATGGGGCCAACTCCAGTGTTTCCGCTGCGTTAACGGTATAGGGGGAAATAGCGAAAGCGACGCTGAGGGCCAGGCTGGAGCGCTTGCAGGCAGGTGTCACAGAGTTGTACTCCGATCGATAAAAAAACATTGGGCGCGACTATACGCGAACAAGTCTCGAACGTGAATACGAATAAGTTACAAATACACGGATTTGGTGACTACTGGTTGATGCCGGTTGCCCCCCTTGTTTCGCCTGGGCAAATAGCAAGTGACCAGGGGGGGAATTTACTGAGTGAAGGTCAGGTGGCGGGTAGCAGCGAGGAGTGGTGGCTGGTAATCAGCCATTGCGTCCCGTCCCAGCGATACGCGAAGGAATAGCGGGCCTTCACCTCTTTGCCGGAGGCGGCGAAACGGAAGGTGTAGAGGCCGGCATGGTGGGCGCTGTTGCAGTCGATCTGGACATGACTGGTGTCGAGGCTGCCGACGGGGCGATCCTTGAGGAAATGCTGAAAGTAATCGACCTTCTCGTCGAATGTCAGCCTGGGGGTTTTGGAGACAGTGGGCAGCAGGAGTGCATCGGTTGCATAGAGCGCGGCAACTTGTTTTGCATCGCCGGTTTTAAGTGTGTCGTTCCAGCGCTCGAACAGCGCAACGACCTGGTCCTGGCTGACACTCTGGCACTGCATGGCCAGCGATTGGGCCTGGGCAGAGCCTGTGCCGAGCAGGGTCAAAGAAATAAACACGGCCGATATCCGTAGCATGACAATTCCTGAACAAAGGATTCATTGGCCGGAACAAACGTCGGCCATTCTAGAGGCGGCCACAGTCTATCGGACATGAAAAGCCGGTTAAAGGGGGGCGGACACGGGGATCTGGTGACAGGAAAAGTATGTTGCCGAATCAGGCAGCGAAGGCCTCCTCCAAAGAAGGCCTGCATACCGGGGCAAGGTTTTGACGGCGACGCGAGCGTCGCCTTTTGCGTGTCAGGCCTGGAGCGCGGTAGAAGCAAGGGCTCCCTGATCGTGGGCTTGCTGCAGCAGCCTATTGAGCTGTGCGACCTGTTGCCTGAGCTGGTCGCGCTCGTCCTTCAACTGGCGCAATTCATCGCGGCGCACAGTGACGTAAAGGGTTTGGGGAGGACTTGCTGGCAGAACTGTACCCATTGCACACCTCGCAAATGGCTTGTCACAAACGAGATCGCAGACGCTGGCAACGTTGAGTGTGC is a window from the Pseudomonas sp. LS1212 genome containing:
- a CDS encoding SgcJ/EcaC family oxidoreductase, yielding MFISLTLLGTGSAQAQSLAMQCQSVSQDQVVALFERWNDTLKTGDAKQVAALYATDALLLPTVSKTPRLTFDEKVDYFQHFLKDRPVGSLDTSHVQIDCNSAHHAGLYTFRFAASGKEVKARYSFAYRWDGTQWLITSHHSSLLPAT
- a CDS encoding DUF6026 family protein, with amino-acid sequence MGTVLPASPPQTLYVTVRRDELRQLKDERDQLRQQVAQLNRLLQQAHDQGALASTALQA
- a CDS encoding GNAT family N-acetyltransferase translates to METQIHPADYLNTVHARAIGDLLNHYAEDPIGGGEALPLHVRERVAGELAKRTNAFSFLAFQGECAVGLVNCFEGFSTFACQPLINVHDVVVTASARGQGISRKLLERVEQVARVRGCCLLMLEVLEDNESAKVAYRKAGFEQARFDARRGYMQLWCKPL
- a CDS encoding TonB-dependent receptor family protein; translated protein: MTPACKRSSLALSVAFAISPYTVNAAETLELAPLAVQGDWLGEAAAVDVQNHPGARTVIREETIHESAAVHPRELLRRVPGLQVQESNGTGGSDLALNVGARGLTSRLSPRSTILIDGVPMAFAPYGQPQLSLAPVAVGNLQAIDVVRGGGSVRYGPQNVGGIINFITREIPTDRAGSASITSEGAGHGGIKTSTSAFLGGTADNGMGAALLYSGVRGSGFRDDNDGTLIDDFMLKNKFALSEIDELATTLHYFRADADMPGGLSTAQFDDDPYQSTRPYDTFEGERKDISIKYTRTPDELRTFELNSYYYESYRGSNIVTVQANPAQNKLFSYPRDYHVFGIEPRYSQLFYFGETSHEVGVGYRYIDEGMHETTKSSPAYLADGGSPYTRPMTVTADNTGGTEAHSVYIDDKINVGNWTVTPGLRYERVRTTWHSRIKGLNREVNYNEPLPSLNVMYHLSDEWKLFANYNTSFGSLQYFQVGQDPSGGTYGNEVGPGLEPEKAKTYEVGTRYNNGVWGGEVTLFRIDFDSQLQYVKQDGWTQLGATSHTGVETALNYDLGSLDPVLSGLSAYATFAYTKAISEKGDFADKDLAFYSRQTATLGLRYEQNRWTWNLDGYAQSQQYSPGAPGPVYIREESADGRFGDIPGYALWNVRGEYAFGPQLSNLTLGAGIKNLFGKEYFTRSLDNNFGKYIGQPRTLFVQASIAF